Proteins encoded within one genomic window of Setaria italica strain Yugu1 chromosome IV, Setaria_italica_v2.0, whole genome shotgun sequence:
- the LOC101760300 gene encoding uncharacterized protein LOC101760300 (The sequence of the model RefSeq protein was modified relative to this genomic sequence to represent the inferred CDS: added 193 bases not found in genome assembly) — MSSAAAAAAMAFVGCDELSVELAASFLRSGACVRCFVPDPEAADQSASAALAELSGLLRCASPAEAARDSELVIVLTDADGVDELFFGVEGIAEGLSQGAVVLIRSTLLPSQLEKLDQKLADEKKDVLLLDGYIFSGLSDELKQHIVVVASGRQDVAERARQFFNGLDKTIYFAEGEFCTSSKIRLVNDLLESIHFIASVEAMYLGVRAGIHPSIIYDIISNAAGSSRIFVELVPKLLTEDPLLIDFLNSSKKSASYVMDMAKAVTFPLPLLGVAYQQLIHGSSAVIGDGSASPLKVWEASFGVNIVDAASQQIYDASKLADQLVMESKAAKRIGFIGLGAMGFGMASHLLKSGFHVVAYDVYKPTMARFEDLGGSTKGSPEEVAKDVEILIIMVANEFQADSVLYGNAGAVPVLSAGTSVILSSTVSPGFVIRLNKRLEAECRDIKLVDAPVSGGVKRAADGTLTIMASGTDEALHGTGAVLSALSEKLYIIKGGCGAASSVKMVNQLLAGVHIASAAEAMAFAARLNLRTRRVFEIMQHSRGYSWMFGNRVPHMLDNDYTPYSAVDIFVKDLGIVSCESSNSRIPVHVSNIAHQLFISGSASGWGRYDDAAVVKVYETLTGVKVEGKPPMLSKEDVLRSLPAEWPEDPMDDIVSITSCSSKKILVVLDDDPTGTQTVHDIEVLTEWPVEALVEQFLKLPTCFFILTNSRSMTADKVMLLVQTICRNLEAAAKNVPGVSYTVVLRGDSTLRGHFPEEVDAAVSVLGEMDAWIICPFFLQGGRYTINDIHYVADSDRLIPAGETEFAKDATFGYKSSNLRQWVEEKTRGRVSEKQLSTISIDLLRKQGPNAVCQQLCSLEKGSVCIVNAASEKDMAVFASGMIQAELKGKKFLCRTAASFVSARIGIKPKPPICPIDLGLKRALTGGLIVVGSYVPKTTKQVDELRSQCGSSLRVIEVSVEMVSMKSTEDRDQEISRVVELGNAYIQSRKDTLVVTSRQLITGKTPEESLEINCKVSSALVEIVKRIDSKPHYIIAKGGITSSDIATKALEARRAKVMGQALAGVPLWQLGPESRFPGVPYIVFPGNVGDNSALAKVVKNWASPSRSSTKELLLNAEKGGYAIGAFNVYNLEGVEAVVAAAEAENSPAILQIHPSALKQGGVPLVASCIAAAEQSSVPITVHYDHGTSKSDLLQALEMGFDSVMVDGSHLTLGENILYTKSISSLAHAKGLLVEAELGRLSGSEDGLTVEEYEARFTDVAKAEEFIDETSIDALAVCIGNVHGKYPSSGPNLRLDLLKDLRALTLKKGVSLVLHGASGLPHELVQECINLGVRKFNVNTEVRNSYLESLKKPEKDLIQVMASAKEAMKAVVAEKLHLFGSAGKA, encoded by the exons ATGTcatcggccgcggccgcggctgccATGGCCTTCGTCGGCTGCGACGAGCTCAGCGTCGAGCtcgccgcctccttccttcgCTCCGGCGCCTGCGTCCGCTGCTTCGTCCCCGACCCCGAG GCGGCGGACcagtcggcgtcggcggcgctcgCGGAGTTGAGCGGCTTGCTCCGGTGCGCGAGCCCCGCGGAAGCGGCCCGAG ATTCCGAGCTGGTGATCGTGCTGACCGACGCGGATGGGGTTGATGAGCTGTTCTTCGGAGTTGAGGGTATAGCGGAAG GTTTGAGCCAGGGTGCTGTTGTATTGATTCGGTCGACACTGCTTCCTAGCCAGCTGGAGAAGCTGGATCAGAAACTTGCAG ATGAAAAGAAGGATGTCCTTCTTCTTGATGGGTACATTTTCAGTGGTCTTTCCGATGAATTGAAGCAACATATTGTT GTTGTAGCATCTGGGAGACAGGATGTAGCAGAAAGAGCAAGACAGTTTTTCAATG GTCTAGACAAAACCATTTACTTTGCTGAAGGTGAATTTTGCACTAGCAG CAAAATTAGGCTAGTGAATGATTTGCTGGAGAGCATTCATTTTATTGCATCTGTTGAAGCAATGTATCTTGGTGTTCGAGCTGGGATTCATCCATCTATTATCTATGACATAATATCAAATGCTGCTGGAAGCTCAAG GATATTTGTGGAGTTAGTTCCTAAACTTCTGACTGAGGATCCTTTGCTTATTGACTTTTTAAACTCGTCAAAGAAAAGTGCA AGCTATGTGATGGATATGGCTAAAGCAGTAACGTTTCCACTGCCACTTCTGGGTGTTGCTTATCAACAATTGATACATG GTTCTTCAGCAGTAATTGGAGATGGATCTGCCTCACCCCTGAAGGT GTCTACAAGCCAACAATGGCCAGGTTTGAAGATTTAGGAGGATCAACAAAAGGTTCTCCGGAGGAAGTAGCAAAAG ATGTGGAAATACTTATTATCATGGTTGCAAATGAGTTTCAAGCTGATAGTGTTCTTTATGGAAATGCTGGTGCTGTACCAG TGCTGTCAGCTGGAACATCTGTCATCCTATCTTCTACAGTTTCTCCTGGATTTGTGATCCGCCTCAACAAGAGATTAGAAG CTGAATGCCGAGATATAAAGTTGGTTGATGCTCCGGTATCTGGTGGTGTCAAAAGGGCAGCAGATGGGACACTAACT ATAATGGCTTCAGGAACAGATGAAGCTCTGCATGGCACGGGTGCTGTTCTATCAG CACTAAGTGAGAAATTGTATATCATCAAAGGAGGATGTGGAGCTGCAAG CTCTGTTAAGATGGTGAACCAACTTCTTGCTGGGGTTCATATAGCCTCAGCAGCTGAAGCCATGGCATTTGCTGCTCGACTAAATTTGAGAACAAGAAGAGTTTTCGAAATTATGCAACACTCAAGAGGTTATTCATG GATGTTTGGAAATCGTGTGCCACACATGCTCGATAATGATTATACACCCTATTCTGCAGTGGATATATTTGTCAAGGATCTT GGTATAGTATCTTGTGAAAGTTCCAATTCGAGGATCCCAGTGCATGTCTCTAATATTGCTCATCAGCTATTTATTTCAG GATCTGCTTCTGGGTGGGGCCGATATGATGATGCTGCTGTTGTCAAG GTCTATGAGACATTAACTGGTGTTAAAGTAGAAGGGAAGCCTCCCATGCTTAGTAAAGAAGATGTCCTTCGTTCTCTTCCTGCTGAATGGCCAGAAGATCCAATGGATGATATTGTTTCTATTACATCTTGTAGTAGCAAAAAGATTCTTGTAGTTTTAGATGATGATCCAACTGGGACGCAAACAGTACATGATATAGAAGTTTTAACTGAATG GCCTGTTGAAGCTCTTGTCGAACAGTTTCTGAAGCTACCAACTTGCTTTTTTATTTTGACAAACTCCCGTTCAATGACTGCTGATAAG GTCATGTTGCTAGTACAAACTATCTGCAGAAATCTCGAAGCTGCAGCAAAGAATGTCCCTGGTGTTAGTTATACAGTGGTCTTGAGAGGTGATTCAACTCTACGTGGTCATTTCCCAGAG GAAGTTGATGCAGCTGTCTCAGTATTAGGGGAGATGGATGCTTGGATAATCTGTCCATTTTTCCTCCAAGGTGGACGATACACTATTAATGACATCCACTATGTTGCAGACTCTGACAG ATTAATACCTGCTGGTGAAACTGAGTTCGCCAAGGATGCAACTTTTGGCTATAAATCCTCCAATCTCAGACAG TGGGTTGAAGAGAAGACTAGAGGACGCGTTTCCGAGAAACAATTATCAACAATTTCCATAGATCTCTTGCGTAAACAAGGACCAAATGCAGTCTGTCAGCAGCTCTGTAGCTTGGAGAAG GGCTCTGTGTGCATCGTCAATGCTGCTAGTGAGAAGGACATGGCCGTATTTGCTTCTGGAATGATTCAG GCTGAATTGAAAGGAAAGAAATTTCTGTGCCGCACTGCTGCAAGTTTTGTAAGTGCAAGGATTGGGATCAAGCCAAAGCCACCTATCTGTCCAATTGACCTAGGCTTAAAAAGAGCTTTAACTGGAGGCCTCATAGTTGTTGGTTCCTATGTGCCAAAAACTACAAAGCAG GTTGATGAGTTGCGGTCACAGTGTGGGTCATCCCTTCGAGTAATAGAG GTGTCTGTTGAGATGGTTTCAATGAAATCAACGGAGGACAGAGACCAAGAAATCAGCCGAGTTGTTGAACTAGGAAATGCTTACATACAATCCAGAAAAGACACTCTAGTTGTCACCAGCCGCCAGCTCATTACTGGAAAAA CTCCTGAAgaaagcttagaaattaattgTAAAGTGAGTTCAGCGCTAGTGGAGATTGTGAAAAGGATTGATAGTAAACCTCATTACATCATCGCAAAG GGAGGAATCACGTCATCTGATATTGCTACAAAAGCTTTGGAAGCTCGGCGTGCCAAAGTAATGGGACAAGCATTAGCTGGTGTACCATTGTGGCAGCTTGGTCCTGAGAGTAGATTCCCCGGTGTACCTTACATTGTTTTTCCTG GTAATGTTGGTGATAACAGTGCTCTTGCTAAAGTGGTAAAAAATTGGGCTTCCCCATCTAGAAGTTCTACAAAAGAACTTCTTCTT AATGCGGAGAAGGGTGGTTATGCCATTGGTGCCTTTAATGTGTATAACCTTGAAGGAGTTGAAGCCGTTGTTGCAGCAGCAGAGGCTGAAAATAGTCCTGCAATCCTGCAG ATTCATCCCAGTGCTCTGAAGCAAGGTGGAGTCCCATTGGTAGCGTCCTGCATTGCTGCTGCAGAACAATCCAGT GTGCCTATAACTGTTCACTATGATCATGGCACTTCCAAATCAGACTTGCTTCAAGCTCTTGAGATG GGATTTGATTCAGTCATGGTTGATGGTTCCCATCTAACTTTAGGGGAGAACATCTTATACACAAAGAGCATATCTTCCTTGGCTCATGCAAAAGGTTTACTTGTGGAAGCTGAATTGGGTAGACTCTCAGGATCTGAAGATGGCTTGACAGTTGAAGAATACGAAGCGAGATTTACTGATGTCGCTAAG GCTGAGGAATTTATTGATGAGACAAGCATTGATGCTCTAGCAGTTTGCATTGGAAATGTTCATGGAAAATATCCATCGAGTGGACCAAATCTCAGGCTTGACTTGCTAAAG GACCTTCGTGCATTAACCTTAAAGAAAGGAGTTAGCTTGGTTCTCCACGGAGCATCTGGTCTTCCTCATGAGCTTGTACAG